TACCGCTGGTGACTCCCCAGCAGTATACCCACGATAGAACTCTTCCATCTGTTGCAAGGTAATCTTGTCATTCACTGCCCATAAACTCATGACCAGGTTCTTTGCACCTGCCATGACGAAGGCACGTCGTAAACCATAGATACCTTCACCGACCTGCACGTCACCGACGCCGGTTTCACACGCTGATAGCACCACTAAATCCGTGCCGGACAGGTTCATGCCTGTCACTTCTAGTGCTGTGAGAATACCATCGTCTCCGGTCTTAATGTCTTTCGCATGATTGGCCCCAGCAAGGGCAAGTCCTGAACGGATCATAGGATTGATAGCCGATTCGGGGCCTCTACGAGGCGTTGCAACTCCCGCGACGCCTCCCTTGCCACGCTCGAACCTGGTGCTAATTGTCTGAGGCATGAATAACGGTTCTGAAGCCAGATCATCATCTTTCAGAAAGAAGCCGTGCGTCGCCAAATGTAAAACTTTGGCTGCTTGACTTGCACGAACCGCCGATTCAGTTGCTTCTTCTTCTTGGAGCACTACTTGTTTGCCTATTATGAGGGTAGGAATGATCTGTGCCTCTTGTGCTGTTCCAGGCAAAGGGGTGAAATGCTCTCCATAGTCGCCTGCACGTAGTGCCTCTTCCGGGTTGGTCACTGTACGAAGCACCTCCTGATTATCAAACGCTGGATTCGCGACTAACAGAAGATCGGTCGTCGGTTTCGCTTCGCTCTCTCCACGCAAGAGGTCACGGCCACTAGTGACATACGACACTGTCATATCCTCAATGAGATAGCGCCCCTTAGGCGTACGGAGGGCAACAAACGGGACCTTATTGAGGTTCCCGTCAGGACTAATAATCAACCGTTTACGTCCCCTTAAAGCAGGTATTAGTGGGCGAAGAATCACATCATACAGCCGCTCAAGTTCTTCGTCTGTTTTCACTGTATGGTCCTTCAGATCCCGCTGAAACGTCAGGTTGTCGGCAATAAAGTGCGGCTCAACTTTATAGTCGATTCTTCCCAGATCTACCATTGTGACGTGATTGTCCGAGGTGAGCACGAAGGCAACATAGTAGGTCAAAAAATCAAGTTCCATTATCGATCGTCCCCACCATGATTTTGAATAATCCCATACTCGTACGAACTCAATTAAGGCACTGTCTTGTGAGAGCCGTTGTGCGATCTCTGCTACCGTTACTTTCCAGGCGGCTATTGTTTGCGTCATCGTTGAACTGTACTGTGCAAGAAAGCTTTCCTCCTGTTCGATTGCTGCTTGGAGAGCTGTGCGAGGGTCTTTTGTTGAAATGTCCTGCGATTGTTGTGTATTCAGAAGCGCACGTGCAAGTTCACTACGATACTGGTTCAAACGGTGCCAGGATTTTAACGCTTCTCCTTTGAGATTAGCCATTACGATCTGTTGGGTCTGTGACTGTAGATCCAACACGAGGCCTTTACGAAATAAAACAAGCTGGAATCCCTCCCGCACAGCATCCTGATCATCTTTCAAGGCTTGCCGGATACGCCAGAGAGTTACGTGGTAGTTGTTTATCGTCGATTCAATCAGTTTACGTTTCTGATTCTCAGGGAGGATATTTAACGTCTGCTGCAGGCGTGGTTCCTCGGCATGAACATTCTGCAAAAATAATTGAAACGCGTGTTGGTAGTCCTCTTTCCTTTTGTCGACACGGGCCTTATTCTTATAGAGGCTGGCAACCTTTCCGCGTGTGATTATCGTATCAGGATGATTATGCCCCATCGTTTGTTCTAAGCGCTCAAGAATTTGTTGGAGACGAGGCAGAGCCTCAAGAGTCAATGGGGGAGTTAAAGCCTCGCGAGTCATAAGGGTCTGAAGGTGATTCGGACCAAGATATTTCTCCTGAATCGCCAAGGCCTTCCGCAGAAGCTCCACTCCTTTCTCAAAGTATTCCGTCTTTGCGGACATATAGGTTTGCCCTAAATGACTGAGAAGCAAAGCGGTGTCCGGATGCTCAGGACCAAGTGCCTTTTCCCGAATTCGTACCGCACGCTCTACAAGTGATATTGCCTGATTGATTTCTTGTTCGGTATCTTTGGCTGCTCTATCCGTCTTGTGTATCCTCAGAACTAACGTGGAGGCGATGTTATTTAGTATAGCGGCAAGAGCGGGATCCTCGGAGCCTAAAGCTTTCTCTTTAATGGCTAAGGCTCGCCATAGAGTCGTCAAGGCCTTATCAAAGTCCACAAGGGAGCCCCAGACTAAACCAAGGTCTGAAAGAATTCTGGCAAGATGCGGATGATCGGGACCTTTCGTTTTCTCAACAATTGCCGCCGCTTGTTGCAGAAGTGGTAAGGCTGTCTCAGGTTGCCCGGCAGCAAAATGCGCAAATCCTAGGTTGTTCATCGAAAGAGCGGTTTCCCAGTGGCCAGCCCCTAGAATCTTCTGCCTAATCGCGACTGCTCGTTCGAGGAATGCAATTGCCTCGATGTACTTCCCTAACTTTATGTG
The nucleotide sequence above comes from Deltaproteobacteria bacterium. Encoded proteins:
- a CDS encoding CHAT domain-containing protein, which gives rise to MYRIVASLFLLAFCSGIATAQKSIPASHLREALQLRDQMIKLFEQGQYAQAAQIGDRLLVQIEKDVGLDNDAGAKFLDFQGEIHIKLGKYIEAIAFLERAVAIRQKILGAGHWETALSMNNLGFAHFAAGQPETALPLLQQAAAIVEKTKGPDHPHLARILSDLGLVWGSLVDFDKALTTLWRALAIKEKALGSEDPALAAILNNIASTLVLRIHKTDRAAKDTEQEINQAISLVERAVRIREKALGPEHPDTALLLSHLGQTYMSAKTEYFEKGVELLRKALAIQEKYLGPNHLQTLMTREALTPPLTLEALPRLQQILERLEQTMGHNHPDTIITRGKVASLYKNKARVDKRKEDYQHAFQLFLQNVHAEEPRLQQTLNILPENQKRKLIESTINNYHVTLWRIRQALKDDQDAVREGFQLVLFRKGLVLDLQSQTQQIVMANLKGEALKSWHRLNQYRSELARALLNTQQSQDISTKDPRTALQAAIEQEESFLAQYSSTMTQTIAAWKVTVAEIAQRLSQDSALIEFVRVWDYSKSWWGRSIMELDFLTYYVAFVLTSDNHVTMVDLGRIDYKVEPHFIADNLTFQRDLKDHTVKTDEELERLYDVILRPLIPALRGRKRLIISPDGNLNKVPFVALRTPKGRYLIEDMTVSYVTSGRDLLRGESEAKPTTDLLLVANPAFDNQEVLRTVTNPEEALRAGDYGEHFTPLPGTAQEAQIIPTLIIGKQVVLQEEEATESAVRASQAAKVLHLATHGFFLKDDDLASEPLFMPQTISTRFERGKGGVAGVATPRRGPESAINPMIRSGLALAGANHAKDIKTGDDGILTALEVTGMNLSGTDLVVLSACETGVGDVQVGEGIYGLRRAFVMAGAKNLVMSLWAVNDKITLQQMEEFYRGYTAGESPAVALRNAQLKSIATLREQTKAQLGEPIAPVRLWAPFIVQQTGEAKASNIRGYKKWNFIVPLLAFIGLMVLSRMRLKSVDIETSSRSTKEKREAEPVASYARLMCSCTLPHIPPEVALIHDDILIGSATTCDVILRHPSVALQHARLQWRKQGYILTDLQSRTGTYVNGRRISENLLKDGWTVRFGEVEFVFREAHHPT